Within Lytechinus pictus isolate F3 Inbred chromosome 7, Lp3.0, whole genome shotgun sequence, the genomic segment ACCGATGCCTGGCTACATTCCGCTATGCACTCCGCGTTTTCCCTCCACGGTCAATTTACAAACAAAACTTTGGCATGGAACAAACACAGGAAACCAACGTCCAGTTAATCAACGTTTATCCTGGAAGAGTTCAGGGTTTCCAAGCACATCTCTCCTCCGAAACGAGTTCTCAGTTTGGTCTTGATTAAGTCATTTGTTCAGTTGTGCATAGGTCTTGTCAGTTGACCATGAGTGTGTGTGATTCGATGGGTGCCGCTGAGTCGTATAGGGTATCCGTGTCCTTGGTTGGTTCTCCCGCTAGTTGGCATTGCAATGACAATGTTCCAGCTCCGCAATCACAGAAAAACCTGATGGTAAACAAACACCATATCAAGATTTGGTAAGTAATGCAGTTTCAAAGTCTTGGTCAGGGCTGTAATTGTTCCATTAAGTGATGCTTTGGGATCTTGAATAGGAGACATCTATGACGATTTATTTGTATCAGTTGTTAGTAAGATGGTTTGAGAACTCATTAATGCAAGGGAATACACAATTACGGAAATCGTTCTGATTGCACCATCTAAACTCCTTTTATCGATCTTGAAAattcttgaaatatatatatattttcaaaaagtagTATTCTAACCTTTACAAGGAGatgcattattatcattaatatggACACTCCATGAAGGCTTGCCCCTTTATTCTCCAAAAAACAATGAAACCCATTTTCCCCCATATTTGTTTCAAATGTATGTTTAGGCACTTGTACTGTTAAAACAAATGGAACTTCAATGCAATGGCACTCTGTTTTCGTAACCTAGAACCGAGTTCATTGTAGCTTTGAAGAGCTGTGTTCTTACCTATCATGCGTGACAAATTCCACGTCATGACCAGCATGACACCTCCTAATACAGTTCACACAAATGGCATTCCTGTCTGTCGTGTTACACGTCTTACACCTGCAACAACaaacgtatatatatataaaccttGGTCATTAAAAGCTTTCCGAAGCTAACACACGCATCCATACAAGGCATTTGGGCCTCATAAGTGTTGCATGAAGCCAAtctgcaattgattgcaaatatcaaTTACATATTTGAGATCGATAGATCAATCTTAACTGGAGCAAATCAAGGTTTATTTTCTGTTGTAAGAAGCAGACTAGCAATCATttgtgatattaaaaaaaaaaatgaattgccGTCAATTGCCGTCATTTTATTGCGATGCCCCCTTTTGACCAGCAAGGCTGGTAAAATATAATACTAGAAGCAAGGATTTACGGTACAGTTGTAAAGATATGGCAAACATATGTAAATCATTATAGCActgggatgaaaaaaaaaaggtaatgaaTAATTGATTTACATAACAAAATCATCtaagaaatcatttcaattttcaaatttgttgTTCATGTATTTAATCATGACTTTCTCTCTCTCGATTGGATGAATGAGAACGAGTTAACAAAAAGCATCAAAGTATACAATTACATATGGGCGCAATGGGTATTTTCCCTTTacactttctttctctctccccctctctcattGTCTGTTGCCTTTTAGgcaagatcaaataaaatcagaaGCGACTAAAAACTATAAAACGACAGAACACATCATAGCCAAGATGTGAAGAGAGTACAAAGTCATCAaggaatatattattttataatcataatcattttaatTGAAAGTTGtatcttaaaatgaaataatgagatGGGATAAAGTATGAACATGGTAAATTTACCTGTAGAAGTCATGCATGGGATAGCTCGTATAGCTGGAGATTTTATATAGGCACCTTCCACACTTGACAGCTTTCTCAATGGCATTCTTATTACCGTGCACCTTGTTATCTGAGAAGGAAATCAAGAGAAAATTAATAGAAGAGAGATCATGCAATAATGATCATATCCGCTCAACACAACGGACCTGTTTACTAAATGatggatatttcatttttagggACCTAatgaccaggtgggtgtttcaaaagctgttcgtaaagttacgcatgaCTTTACGCATGACTGGAACATTTTCTTAGATCATAAATCAATTGCATAGGGATATCACTGgcacaagaaatgatcaccagtcgtgcgtaaagtcagtCGTATcttacgaatagctttatgaaacacccaccagaaccAGCTGCACAGAAACATTGCTAGCACTAACAGAGACCCTGTTACAATTGTTGATGATGCAGTGATGCCTAATGTCACAACAACACGTTATCTACACCTTGAATCAATGTTTGGTATCACAATCCGAGAGATGTGACTGGGTCTATTGTTAGTGCTCTGTTAGCACCAACAATGTTTCTGTGCGGCTGTTACAGGCATTCCATCAACCTGTTTGAATGAATGAACTGCAATACTTGGAGAatcaatgtatatatatatattacttgTTGCTATGTCTGGCAAGTTCCTAGCAAGCTAATCAGGTTGCCGGGGACAACAAAAtgtaattcttttcttttttaacacCAAATTTCGCCAAAATTTTCAGTGCTGTGCTTGCTGATTTCATCGATTTATTCAgatcaaatgaaaatcatcGAGTTCTGTGGACTTTGCTTTTGATAAATACTAGTACGCTTCGACAGGTGAGCCTATTCGCCTTGCATGACTGAGTAGGATTAATATTTCACCTTTCATTTCTGGATTGACACCTGTAGCAAGACAGATCCCGGCAAACTTATTGTTGAAGACAAGGTTTCCCTCAAGGTAGGCATTAGCATTGTTGGTAATCTCGATCCCCGCTGCCATGCCATCGAAGATCTTATTCCGCTTTAGTCTGGGATGACTCTGGGAGCTGATCAGGACACCTGCTTGCGTGTTGCGGAAGATCTCATTCTCTTCGAGGATGCCTACGTCGATTCAAACAAAATTCATTGCCAATTTATATTCATTAACattcaatgaaaatttaaaaataatcttaTAATATTCAATTAAATGACATGATTTTCCCTTTAAGTTAGAGTGTAATAAACAAGtttaaacaaaatgttgaaaatgggATTAAGTAGATCCTGttactttttaataaaatgaattttataaatGCTACATATTGTTACAAATTTTAGgcatttcgtttttttttctacctGAAGGTAACCCTTAGGTTATAAAgcttatttttgtatattatgcccatttcatgttttctttttaataaaaaaatcttattttctaATATCATCTTGAAGTGATTCTGCCTGCTTTGTATACCTACCTGACAGATCATGAATCTGCTTCTAAAATAATACTACTTCGATATATGAAATGCATAaaagtatcatacacaccaaattatatgagcctaggttaagttaaactgaagttatcgcatttacaaagAAAAGTTAATGGACGGACAGACGGACACCGAGCATGTGACCATAATACGTCCCATAGGACGGGCTTATAAAAAGTTTATGTAATTGAAAACACATACTGTATGTCCAGTACATTGGACAGTACCTACAATACATGGtaaattcaagatggcggccaacGTGACTATAGTTCACATCTGCCGTTTCCCCTATGGTGGCCACTTTACACAGTTTTGACTGTACTTTGTGTGAACGTTCCCTCTTACGTCTACAATGTTTCTTACCTCGACCACCATTGAATATACAGATACCACCATCCCGACCGTCGTGTATCTTGTTGTAACGAAGATGAGGGTTGCTATCCGTCTTGATCCACACACCAGCCATTGCATTGTCAAAGATCTCATTACGCTCTAATACACCAAGACCTAGTATGGACAAACACATTCATACTCAACATCAATCaatgtaaatatgttttcatCATCAATACGAATCATGTACAACGGATAAATGTTGGAGCGTTGtgacccagtggattagtcttctggctttgaaacagagggtcgtgggttcgattcccagccatggcgtaatttcctccaccaagaaatttatccacattgtgctgcactcaacccaggtgaggtgaatggttaCCCGGCAGGATGAATTCCTttaatgcatgagcgctgaaaggcagctcaagcTGAAGCCGgggcaataataataacatcgcgcctcggaatagaatattttgacatagatggcgctatataaatgcctattattattattatcatgtacaACGGATAAATACACAGGGGTTGAAAATGAGAGGATGGTATCCAGTTCGTTATTTCACAAactgatttctttctttctttcaactgAACTGATGAATTAATCACGTAAAAAATGAGTATTATCCCAATCAACAGTCACTTTGCATTCAATCATGAAGATATGTCATAGACTTCCTTCTTGGTTCAGGGAAGAATCGTTATTTGAGGTCATTGATAGATGGATGTCTTGTGATGATTCTGataagaggatttttttttttcaaaataattttacggAACTTCACAATGATGATAAGACCTCGTCTTATACAGAGCTCAAATAGATTGACATCGATTACGACTGTAATGTTGTAATTGATTTTGAATAGTTTACTTTTTACTATATACTCTACATAAAGGGCAAGAATGGAAATTTGGGTTAATGTTGTGAATGACTTAACTCAATCATAATTCAACCTTTTGTGAGAGTCTTGAATTATTACTATCTTCAGAATAAATTACTTGATTACCATTGACTTCAAAAGAATATCTAGTCTAATAAACATACTATTGCCTATGTGATTAAGAtgtttttcttaattattttgtcaggggaaaaattaaacatttaagtAATTATGTTTGCAGAGACCAAATCAAACTATGTTATATCTTTTATCTTTACCTCCATTGTAGACGAGGATACCACCATTCTGTCCTCCCCAGATCTTATTCCTCTTGATGATGGGATTACTACCGGTCCTGATCTGAACACCAGAGTACATGTGATTGAAGATATCATTGTCTTCCAGTGTACCGTGGCCGTTGTCATAGAAGTATACACCGACCTACAACagatggagggagggagagagagagtgaggcaTGTTAGTCTTCCAATGCAACAACTGAAAATACAAGATGATTTTGAGAATACACAGGTCGATTCTCAATACCAAAGGCCAAAAGTCCCCGGAAAGAAAACTAATTTAACAGTGCTATATTATGACTTCacatagagagagggagagagagaaagattaaTGGATTCTCAATAGTTTCTCTGTGAGGGCTCACATGCTCGTTGGCAAAAGAAATTTGTTTCACTTTTGTGAGACCTGGCCCATGGATAACATTTGTTCTTTTACTCTcttattctttccttttttttaaaacaattttattcaattattcaaaTTGTTAAAGATTTTTGTAAATTGATCAATTTCtctccgtttttttttaatcgtctATGGCATcataaataatagtaataaaaaaattaaagagagagagggtaCGTGGAGAAGGTAGTGTAACATATTCAGTGATTAGCTTATTGTAATACTGTATTTTCTCAAGATCTGGAAAACTGAGATAATATAGAATAACATAGTTAACAAATTGAGCTACCATCAACTATACATGGGGATGTGAATGACAGCTGAAACTGTGAAAGCTCCTATACTTCTGTACAGacaaagtaaacaaaaagtTGGGAAAAAAGCTGAAATCAGCTGAATACACACCCCTAATTTACTGTTATACTGCATTTATACAGATTACAAGAAGAAAGAGCAATACAAATACCAAACTACAGAAGTAAATCTAGATATTTCAGAAAGAAAGGATTGAAATACTTCTAAGGTTAAGGAAGTTCTACTGACCTGTTTACCACTATGAATTCTGTTTCTCCTAAGCTCCGGACAGCTACCTGTTGTAACCCATACGCCAGCCAATGTGTTGCTGTAAACCTCGTTCTCTATGATCAACCCTTTACCTTTCTCATGCTataaagaaattgaagaaaacaaaattaaatgataaaaaataatcaacatTCAATCATCAGATATTGCACAAGCCTTATTTCTTTTGGTTCATATTTCCAGTCATTCATTTAGGAGTGAAAAGTTCAGAATAAATCTATACAGCATTTTTCATGAAACTAGTAGTGTTTTCCTCTGATGATCGTAATAAGCTACTGCAAATCCAAGGATGTCCGGAAGATTTGTGCCAATACAGaactaccatcatcactattaaAATCTCTGATGTACATACCACATAGATGCCGCCATGTTGACCGTCATGAATACGATTGTTCCTAATGATGGGATTGCTGTTAGTGCGAATCTGGATTCCCGCCAGCGCGTTACTGTGAATGTCGTTGTGCTCGATCAGGCCACGCCCCTCTCCAAATATGTACACACCTCCCTGGTGACCATTGAATATTTCATTGCCCCTAAAATAAAACATAGcagttttttgtttcatttttatgtattttcaacGATCGGAATACAATGTGcaaaaaattaatcataattcaaggtaaacaataaaaaatgattaaaaaaatagaaattttaaacattatccaattttaatcacatttttatttcgggggggggggggatagttACTCTCAAATGAATGAAACATCACAGCCAGTAAACACACATTACATAAACATGTAATTGCCTCTAAACTGCATGGTAATAAAACAGATAGTGGCCTATATATTTAAGATTATCGAAAGTAGATGCAGTAAAGACTAATTCCACAAAAAAGTCTTTAAAACCAAGATTAACTGTCACTATATATTTAAGATTATCGAAAGTAGATGCAGTAAAGACTAATTCCACAAAAAAGTCTTTAAAACCAAGATTAACTGTCACTATATCATCATGGATCTAGATCTTGTACAGTTACacaaactgaactttgtgaaatcacgAGACATAAGCAGCAAAACGATCACACTCTAGACAGcaaacacagataagcacacgtgggacagtgtattattattgcttgggACCATTTGAATAACCTATTCCCACGGTTCAATGTACCTTTCATGAATGGACTATTAGATCTTTACTAAAATGTTTGTTAGCtgtaatgaacaaaaaaaatttggatTGGTCAATACTTATTTACCTTGTTTTCAGGTTTGATATGAAAGAGCTACTTGATCTATCTTTACATGGAGATCGAGGGTTGCTTACGCACACAAGTGTCATTTGATTATGATGTACAATGTTCTACTGTCATTTCCTatctttatttaattattttcattttattcaaatatattgaGATAGGAAAACAATATCAGGACAGTGTTTCACATCGTGGTTCTTTATTTGTAAAAAAGTAgaaatatgaaggaaaattgGGGCCATCAAGCACATTTTTTTGGTGgtcaaatatgaatttaaaataTTAGTGTGCAGGTTTCACTAGGGTCGGTTTGGTTACGCCAAACAAAGTTCAAAGTTAATTCTTTCAGGATAAGCAATGATCTTACCGTATCGTTGGATCGCTGTTGGACGTCACCCAGACTCCAGCAAAGGTATTGGAATGGATTTTATTCTCTATGAACTCTCCTCTACCGTTTTCATGTACGTAGATGCCACCGGTCTGACCGTGGTGGATCTCACAATGAACGACGGTTGGGTTGGCTCCGGCCTTCACCTCGAAGCCCGCGATACGATTGTGATGGATGTCACACCGGTCAAAGTAACCCTGAAAATAACAATCGCATATAACttatttttataaaaacagGTTAAGGATCAGAGCCGTTTACTAAACAGTTCGGGAGTGTGCTTTTTATTTTGCACAAAATTATGCACCAATAGGCACTAGATTTCAACACGAGAGCAGCAAAAACATTGCATATGTTTCTAACATATACAAACCCAGTGCTCTGCCCACTATAGTGCCCAGAGCACAAGATAATGCAGAGTTTTAGAAGAAAAGACTATATGAGGTAAGGTTTACGTGACTGCACATATAAAGGCACACACATTTCATCTTCATAGTAGTGATGTCATAAAGTAGGCCATGCAATACTTCAAAATCATGCAATATCCcaatatatttattaatattgttaacCCATTTTATAAAACGTATAATGCAGAAGTTTAATGGCTACGCAGGCATCTTGGGTGCTTACAATGGTGCTAGAGGCACTCAGCAAGTCGTGGGCTTCTTGCATCGTCCATAATATTCCTCTACATTTTttgtatcatatcaatatcacACTCTTTAGTGATTTGAAATGTCAAGATAAATGTTTGCAAACTGACAACTAATACAAgtgaattaaaggggaatccaacatGAGTAAAAAGTTGttttagaggaaaaaagaaatatcagacaagttgacaggtgaaagtttgaataatatCGGACCAACAaagagaaagttatgaattttttaaaagttataaaCACTGGCAATCACTGGacacttcaaattggctgcattttttatgtcatagtgatgtaaggcaaggactactcttccactTACTCCAATACGTAAAATGGCTTAcatgtcattttttcaaaaagttttacttcaaattatgtttttctttcatgaggacataaaacaatatactacctggtttatattttgattactgccccaggggaataggTACTAAGGAGAAATCCACAaaatcctgataattaagtacatggcctatgggataGAGGTCCTTGCCCTTGTCATCATTTACTTACCCacttgccaatttgaaattcataaagTCTTAGGGATcacaattttaaagcagccatatctttcttattgcttgtctgatttctttcaaactttcaccattctatttatattatttttctcttttccaacacaacatttaatgaccaaggctggattccccctTTAAGTCCATATtaagccattttttatttaggAATCTTGAGAGATAGAGATAGTCAAAactaatgttttatttcatatgatcttcatgaaatCTCAAAATGATTTTGGATAGACATCTAGCATCATGATCCTCCTTACCATGCCATTATCAAATGTAAAGACACCCACATCTCTGCCGTGGTGAATGTGACTACGCCTGATGATAGGGTTTGCATAGTTCTTCACCCAGATCCCTGCCAATGCATTACCACTGATCTCGTTGTCAAGGTAAAGACCCTGAAACATAAACAATGGAGAAAacatgatgatagtgatggtggtggtggtggtggtggcggtaatgatgaagatgtttataataatgatgaaggcaattatgatgatgagaatgatgatggtggtaatggtggtgatgatgattataatgatgattatgatgattataatgatgatggtgatgatgataatgatgaggattataatgatgatgatggtgatgatgatgattataataatgatgaaggcaatgatgatgatgagaatgatgatgatggtaatgatggtgttggtggtgatgatgatgatgattataatgatgatgattatgatgatgatgatgatgataatgatgataatgatgatgagaatgatggtggtggtaatggtggtgataatgatgatgatggtgatgatgatgattaaaatgataatgatgatgataaagatgataatgataaggatgataataatgatgttgatggcgatgaagatgataatgatgatcacaATAAAGATTACTCAGCAGTAAAATCATAATACATTCAGAGTAAAATTGTAGCTGGGGTATCAAAACCTTCCATCTAAAAAAAGCTTGATTTTAGAGTTCTAACAGATTGAGAAGCAACCTTCTTTTGCCTAAAACGAATTCTCTCCAGATTTTTCTGACCcgatatcattaattttttttttgagatatGAGGTTTTAACATTCCTGCAACAAAATACTAGCAATACACCATTATCATTTATGTccaacaaaattatttcaatcaGTTTCTCATAAAGGgcattttttcaaattgaattttcaatttcaggtCTGGTCTTGCAACATAAAGCTTGGAGATCAATAGTGGGGCTGGTATCAGCgaatgattgcattgattatcatgtatgatcaatcgtaaaagCCAGCCTCGCGATCGATCTCTAAGCTTCATGTTACTGGGTCCTAGTATGAGATCTATGAACAGGATAATTTACAGATGGAccttcaagcccccccccccccccttctactGCATGGCATTCAACATGAGTCATGTAAATATGACAAAAGATACAAATGACAAGCCTGCATTGCGATGAATCTCTTAATAGGCCTTTAAGGTCTTTGAGAGCAGCTGCATCAAATATAGCATACATAGGGTTGCCATTTTATACAGTTTATCGCTGATAATTCCTCTGTTTATTTATAAAAACACTTAATTGAATTGATTATTGTCACAGTAACTACCATCACCATGAAGAATGTTAAATGATGAAGCATAAGCTAAGATACGTTGTAAATTTAACTTCACTGCAGCTAAACActtgggcccgtattctgatagcaggtttaaagttgtggtttaagtatggcaagccaaaagtatcaaaatttttattaagttgtatgtttcttatgtttgctgtgctctttcctgattcatcgatggtgaagacaatcatttatatatacttcctagacaattatgaatgatttgagagccaaatgagctgaagtatgatatctctactgttagtgatgtatgtaacaattggctatccatacttaaaccacaactttaaacctgagtttaagttaaatcagaatacgggccttgaAATCTATAAACACTGAAGTATTTTCACCTCTGCATGGTCATTGATGAAGAGTCCGACGTTTTCACAATCGCTGATGACGCAGTTCTTGATGGTAGGTAATGCTCTCCTTCCGCTCACACTTACTGCAGCACCCACTGTATGCAGAACAAATAGGAACAATACTTGACAATGGGTTGTCATGTAAATATGATTGCAATGTGGGACAACCACTTTTTCCTAAGATTGACACAATAGAACTGGCATTGTATGAGagttgaaaaattgaaaaaaaaatagaaaaattatcGATCGATGAATCCCAAGCATAATGAAGAATAAAGAGAAATCAGTAGAGGAAGAGAGGGAGATGGGGAGGGGAAGATGGGGGTAGGGGAGGAAGAGAGGGAGATGGGGGTAGGGGAGGAAAAGAGGGGGGGGAGATGGGGGTAGGGGAAGAAAAGAGGGGGAGATGGGGGTAGGGGAGGAAGAGCCTACAAGGCAAGGAGTGACAGAAGGGCAAGGTGGAACTGTCAAGAGAGCACCCGAGACTAATCGCTAGTGACAAAACCGAGGTACAGCAGGTGAGAGAGGGCTCAAGTCTTTGTAATTAATCCCATAGCAGCTCAGTTGAGTGACTTGACAAATTTTGGAAGAATTACAGCacaaatggatgaagagaaatGACGCAGAGAACCACCACAACATATCGCTTATTTAAGGGTTGGGAAGATGTTgccagtcacaccaacaaaattGACTCCAAACTGACTGATGATCTGTCATTGGTAATAAAGTAATAGCTTTTGTCGGTCTGGGGTTGTTTTTCCGATGTGACTAGAATTAATCAATCTTCCTATAGATTTTAGTAGAAAGTATGTTGAGGTAATTTATAAGGCATAACGGGGAATTTGAGGTAGAATAGAATGGAAAATACAatgtttcatcatcattataaatttTAGAAACCTAGCTTAGAAAATGTATGTCATCTAAATCAaataggctacatgtacatctgaccCACAATCGACCTACATTACATCAGGACTTTTGAGAGTAATACAAAGAGATTACAAGATAAACTAGACCAATGAAGCTTAGACACTTTCCAGCTATATCAACACGAATTCAAAGCATGGTGTGAGCtgttgttttacatgtacatttaataaTAGCTCATCACATCTCAATGTCACAGAGGATTTGTAAATTGCATTGCCAGGTAACAAAGAAAATGGCAAGGCAAAGTTTAAATCTGCTgtgatttaatatattttaatactTTGCATATGAACAATACAAATTTCTCTATTATCATTACCAAAATCAATCAGTCAGGTCATTcatctttaataataataataatataggatatttatattgcgcacatatccaccttgttaggtgctcaagcactcctatattacccggctaagctaggcgttcacagcgcacacagcttcttgaggaattacttcctaccggtacccatttacctcacctgggttaggtgcagcacattgtggatcagtttcttgctgaaggaaattacgccatggctgggattcaaacccgcgaccctctgtttcaaagtccggagactaatccactgggccacaacgctccacatgtaATAATGTAATGTAATAACATGTGTAATAACATGTACGTATATCACATTCTATATAATACTGCTTTTCAATAACTATCTCTACGGCAATCTATAACTAAAAAACAAATTACTCTGCTTTCACAGGTCAGTCTTAACCACCAACCATTCAGTAATTTGTCCACAATTTGAGAATTCAACAAATGTACATTTGTGCATATATAATTtatctattatcattataaaatggtgatatgaTATGGAATGGATCATAATCAAATAGCTGAAATATATCATGTGaccatttgtttattttttatttttagctaACAGGCGAAATTGCTGTGATTGGTATTAATAGTTcgaggagaatgaaacctttggaatgagatagcttgtgtgaaaacagaaaaatcaaagaaacagatcaactaaagtttgagaaaaatcggacaaataatgagaaagttatgagcatttgaatattgcaatcactaatgccatggagatcctcccattggcaatgcgacaaatatgtgtgatgtcacttgtgaacaactctcctcattacttaagtatatatttaacttaaattgcctcttttgtcacatctatcagtagatcatgtgttctttctataggaaggcatgtaatacagatttttatagaatacatcatggataaagagctTGTATCACCGTGAGAAAAAGCAAAatgagacattttgggggtattttatagtccatcaaagggaaagttgttcacatgtgacatcacacatccttgtcgcattgccaatgggaggatctccatggcattagtgattgcaatattcaaatgctcataactttctcattatttgccagatttttctcaaactttctttgttcttattctttgatttttctgtttcgacagaAGCCTAcgtgttccaaaggtttcattcccctttaatcgtTGTATTGTTTGGTCATGGTTTTTGATGAGTATGttttatcaaataacaaggGTCCCCCTCACTATCATGTGATACGTTTTGCTCGGGTGTTAGAATAATAGTCACACACACTTGTTACCGTTGGAACAGTCCGAATGCCCTTGGCTACACCTCAGGCATATTAGAAATGCTAAGATACCTTGTGCATTTAATTCTTACTAATGCCCTAGATGATGTGCATTATTGTATactaattcattttcattgcatCTGGGTCCCATCTTACacagagttatgattgatccgatcaacctcaatttGATCGAAATCCATCAATGACATAATATCCTCTAcaggaaatttcaacaatgtACTTTGTAAACGAAGAGAAGAACAGTGAATTttcagaaaacaatgaatgcatgaatatacatcatggttagaatatattttgaacaaacatacataACAGATGTTGCATtgctggctatccatagttgtgattgatcggatcaatcgcaactctttgtaagacggcccctggggggcgtttcatgaaaggacttgtcggacgttttatccgacaagtcccatttc encodes:
- the LOC129264393 gene encoding F-box only protein 11-like; the protein is MGKSSTSEKTARELGSNSKIRTSCPHHDQSQQPYSLRRKASTLCSGRWDLSSSPGSSPMTRAKRSRLSSHTDTQASGGTTGDDNFLESLMPDEILIKILSYLLEKDLCNVACVCKRFNTLASDLTLWKRLYQSVYELSLPLLRPGPTKFKFVQPDKLDVPNIWKESFKTLYSAVHVKPGYAAYMHDSPELFKGRDIQYYDTIDEALSSVEGNEYTLILVHEGVYTGEWLYIDTPVCILGAAPGHIPDSVIVENSKESTFRFIEGCEDAYLGYISIRFNPESNSNQPHHKHSCVEVDANCSPTIDSCNIRSRSQVGAAVSVSGRRALPTIKNCVISDCENVGLFINDHAEGLYLDNEISGNALAGIWVKNYANPIIRRSHIHHGRDVGVFTFDNGMGYFDRCDIHHNRIAGFEVKAGANPTVVHCEIHHGQTGGIYVHENGRGEFIENKIHSNTFAGVWVTSNSDPTIRGNEIFNGHQGGVYIFGEGRGLIEHNDIHSNALAGIQIRTNSNPIIRNNRIHDGQHGGIYVHEKGKGLIIENEVYSNTLAGVWVTTGSCPELRRNRIHSGKQVGVYFYDNGHGTLEDNDIFNHMYSGVQIRTGSNPIIKRNKIWGGQNGGILVYNGGLGVLERNEIFDNAMAGVWIKTDSNPHLRYNKIHDGRDGGICIFNGGRGILEENEIFRNTQAGVLISSQSHPRLKRNKIFDGMAAGIEITNNANAYLEGNLVFNNKFAGICLATGVNPEMKDNKVHGNKNAIEKAVKCGRCLYKISSYTSYPMHDFYRCKTCNTTDRNAICVNCIRRCHAGHDVEFVTHDRFFCDCGAGTLSLQCQLAGEPTKDTDTLYDSAAPIESHTLMVN